The genomic DNA CCTTTACATAAAATTGAGCGCAGTGCCCCTATTATGCATAAAATACGTTCGGTAAAAAGTACAGAGGAACTTGAACTAATTCAACAAGCCTGTGATATTACGGAAAAAGGATTCAGAAGATTATTGAACTTTATTAAACCCGGCGTGTGGGAATATGAAATTGAAGCCGAATTAATTCATGAATTTATAAGCAATCGCTCTAACGGTTTTGCATATACACCCATTATTGCCAGCGGATTAAGTGCATGTGTTTTGCATTATATTGATAATAATAAACAATGTAAAGCCGGAGATGTAATTTTATTGGATGTTGCTGCAGAATACGCCAACTACGCCAGTGATATGACACGATGTTTACCGGTGAGCGGGAAATTTACGAAAAGACAAAAAGAAGTTTACAATGCTGTTTTACGTGTAAAAAGAGCAGCCACTAAAATGTTATTACCCGGACAAACCTTTGATAAATACAATAAAGCCGTAGGAGAATTAATGACCGAGGAGTTATTGCAATTGGGATTAATAAAATCCGATGAGGTAAAACGTCAGAATCCATCTTGGCCGGCTTATAAAAAATATTTTATGCATGGCACTTCTCACTTTTTAGGATTAGATGTGCATGATGTAGGGTTTTTTACAGAACCTATGCAGGCCGGTATGGTATTTACGGTTGAACCCGGCATTTACATTCGAGAAGAAAATTTAGGCATACGATTAGAAAATAATATTCTCATTACCACAGGTGGACAAATGGATTTAATGAAAAATATACCTATAGAAGCAGAAGAGATTGAGGATTTGATGAGTAAAACAATTCATGCTTAAGCACGGTCTCTATAAAAAAGAGAAGGTTTATTTTTCTGATACAGGTAAAGGCAAAGCAATTGTTTTGTTGCATGGTTTTTTAGGCTCGCATAAAATTTGGGAGCAAACTCAAAATAATCTTTCTAAAACTTACAGAGTAATTTCCATTGATCTTCCGGGACACGGGGCAACACCTTGTTTTGGTTATGCACACAATATGGAGTTAATGGCCAAATGCGTAAAAGCCGTATTGGATCATTTAAAAATTAAACGTGCTGTTATCATAGGTCACAGTATGGGAGGTTATGTGGCACTGGCTTTTGCCGATCTTTTTCCGGATTACCTTTTAGGGTTATGCTTATATCATAGTACAGCTTATGCCGATACTAAAGAAAAAAAGACCGATAGATTAAGAGCCATTACCGCTGTAAAAGCGAACCGGGGTTTGTATACA from Sphingobacteriaceae bacterium includes the following:
- a CDS encoding alpha/beta hydrolase — encoded protein: MLKHGLYKKEKVYFSDTGKGKAIVLLHGFLGSHKIWEQTQNNLSKTYRVISIDLPGHGATPCFGYAHNMELMAKCVKAVLDHLKIKRAVIIGHSMGGYVALAFADLFPDYLLGLCLYHSTAYADTKEKKTDRLRAITAVKANRGLYTRNTIKNLFAAKNLKYLKKEISFANSIAKKTSKEGIVAALHGMRDRVARDIILNLVKYPVMMVIGEHDNVLPADQLLAQSKKLKKGSVLYLEHDGHFGFLESPLVSHKALRKFIRLCK
- a CDS encoding aminopeptidase P family protein, with product MKYHAISNDLFIGNRNKFKNYLKPNSMAVFVSNDIMPTNADGGMGFKQNSDLFYLTGVDQEDTILVIFPDVKDGKHKEILFVRETSELIAIWEGAKLTKEQATLVSGIEHVYWIHEFDKVMQPFFFQAENLYLNSNEHARQYIKVETAEMRFNASILAKYPLHKIERSAPIMHKIRSVKSTEELELIQQACDITEKGFRRLLNFIKPGVWEYEIEAELIHEFISNRSNGFAYTPIIASGLSACVLHYIDNNKQCKAGDVILLDVAAEYANYASDMTRCLPVSGKFTKRQKEVYNAVLRVKRAATKMLLPGQTFDKYNKAVGELMTEELLQLGLIKSDEVKRQNPSWPAYKKYFMHGTSHFLGLDVHDVGFFTEPMQAGMVFTVEPGIYIREENLGIRLENNILITTGGQMDLMKNIPIEAEEIEDLMSKTIHA